The following coding sequences lie in one Labrys wisconsinensis genomic window:
- the fabG gene encoding 3-oxoacyl-ACP reductase FabG → MFAPLAGRTVIVTGAGRGIGKGIALRFGRAGCRVLAVARSEAEISGTAAAIRAAGGTAATCAADIATPEGARAMAAAASAAFGGIDILCANAGIFPAARLEVMTAEDFDQVMGVNLRGTFLSVSACLPALKATGRGRIVVTSSITGPITGYPGWAHYGASKAGQLGFVRTAAIELAPAGITINAVMPGNIRTEGLDGLGADYTAAMAASIPMKRLGSVEDIANAALFFASDEAGYITGQSLVIDGGQVLPESLAALE, encoded by the coding sequence ATGTTCGCTCCCCTGGCCGGCAGAACCGTCATCGTCACCGGGGCCGGGCGCGGCATCGGCAAGGGCATCGCCCTGCGCTTCGGCCGGGCGGGCTGCCGCGTCCTGGCGGTGGCACGCAGCGAGGCGGAGATATCGGGCACGGCGGCGGCGATCCGGGCGGCCGGCGGCACGGCCGCCACCTGCGCCGCCGACATCGCCACGCCGGAGGGCGCCAGGGCCATGGCCGCCGCGGCATCGGCCGCGTTCGGCGGCATCGACATCCTCTGCGCCAATGCCGGCATCTTCCCGGCCGCGCGGCTCGAGGTGATGACGGCCGAGGATTTCGACCAGGTCATGGGCGTCAACCTGCGCGGCACCTTCCTGTCCGTCTCAGCCTGCCTGCCGGCGCTGAAGGCGACGGGACGCGGCCGCATCGTCGTCACGTCCTCGATCACCGGCCCGATCACCGGCTATCCCGGCTGGGCCCATTACGGGGCGAGCAAGGCCGGGCAGCTCGGCTTCGTGCGCACCGCGGCGATCGAGCTGGCGCCCGCCGGCATCACCATCAACGCCGTCATGCCCGGCAATATCCGCACCGAGGGGCTGGACGGGCTCGGCGCCGACTACACCGCCGCCATGGCCGCCTCGATCCCGATGAAGCGCCTCGGCTCGGTGGAGGACATCGCCAACGCCGCGCTGTTCTTCGCCAGCGACGAGGCCGGCTACATCACCGGCCAGAGCCTGGTGATCGACGGCGGCCAGGTGCTGCCCGAATCCCTCGCTGCCCTGGAATAG
- a CDS encoding helix-turn-helix transcriptional regulator — translation MRISLADTFGKLAPLINPAAPGDAGFGQRLVDFLGAVAGFDRCVVFAYRGQARPIALFDTFSEAERHVFVALYQPGPYLLDPFYRTASTGQVGFWRMRELAPDRFYSSEYYRSYYVKTGLAEEVGFFVRADDGIMVVLSLMRLKRSGLFPPAEAAALRACEPVVSAVIARHWRGLEGRFDDGAPPAAPVRQRPAASRPVAVAAWQALSLTAREAHVVDLVLQGHSSESIAWRLGISVGTVKVHRRNVYRKLRISSQTELLAIYVDRIVAAAGPVPA, via the coding sequence ATGCGCATTTCTTTGGCAGATACCTTCGGCAAGCTGGCGCCGCTGATCAATCCGGCGGCACCCGGCGATGCCGGATTCGGCCAGCGCCTGGTCGATTTCCTTGGGGCCGTCGCCGGCTTCGACCGCTGCGTCGTGTTCGCCTATCGCGGCCAGGCCCGGCCGATCGCGCTGTTCGATACGTTCAGCGAGGCGGAGCGGCACGTGTTCGTGGCGCTCTACCAGCCGGGTCCCTATCTGCTCGACCCGTTCTACCGCACCGCCTCCACCGGGCAGGTCGGGTTCTGGCGCATGCGCGAGCTGGCGCCGGACCGCTTCTATTCCAGCGAGTACTACCGCTCCTACTATGTCAAGACCGGGCTCGCCGAGGAGGTCGGCTTCTTCGTGCGCGCCGACGACGGCATCATGGTGGTGCTGTCGCTGATGCGGCTGAAGCGCTCGGGCCTGTTTCCGCCGGCCGAGGCGGCGGCCCTCAGGGCCTGCGAACCGGTGGTGAGCGCGGTGATCGCCCGGCATTGGCGCGGCCTGGAGGGCCGCTTCGACGACGGCGCGCCGCCGGCAGCGCCGGTGCGCCAGCGCCCGGCCGCGAGCCGCCCGGTGGCGGTGGCGGCCTGGCAGGCGCTGAGCCTCACCGCGCGCGAGGCGCACGTGGTCGACCTGGTGCTGCAGGGCCATTCCTCCGAATCGATCGCCTGGCGCCTGGGCATCTCGGTCGGCACGGTCAAGGTGCACCGGCGCAACGTCTACCGGAAGCTGCGCATCTCCTCGCAGACCGAGCTCCTGGCGATCTATGTCGACCGGATCGTCGCGGCCGCCGGGCCGGTGCCGGCATGA
- a CDS encoding phosphotransferase enzyme family protein, whose protein sequence is MPVEYGPDALADLEQAIRQALPAWSLSPQAGISLLNVSENATFRLDDPVEGRALVLRVHRLGYHADDEIRSELAWIEALRQAGVVETPAPLPGRDGALVQRLASPSGLPARSAVAFEFAPGREPVADADLPGWFGKLGGLTARMHAHSRAWSLPSGFRRKTWDFDAMFGERAYWGPWRAGVGLDAAGTALLGRALDLIRARLERFGRTPERFGLIHADLRLANLLVDEPHLRVIDFDDCGLSWRLYDFAAAVSFFEHEPIVDDLRQAWVEGYRAVAPLPAEDAAELPVFIAVRRFLLVAWIASHPEVPIARELGAGYTAGALEMAERLLSDFA, encoded by the coding sequence ATGCCGGTCGAATACGGACCAGACGCCCTCGCGGACCTCGAACAGGCGATCCGGCAGGCGCTGCCCGCCTGGTCGCTGTCGCCGCAGGCCGGGATATCGCTGCTCAACGTCTCGGAGAACGCCACCTTCCGCCTCGACGACCCGGTCGAAGGACGGGCGCTGGTGCTCCGCGTCCATCGCCTCGGCTATCACGCCGATGACGAAATCCGCTCCGAGCTCGCCTGGATCGAGGCGCTGCGCCAGGCCGGCGTGGTCGAGACGCCCGCGCCCCTGCCCGGGCGCGACGGCGCCCTGGTCCAGCGCCTCGCCTCGCCGTCCGGCCTGCCGGCGCGCAGCGCCGTCGCCTTCGAGTTCGCGCCCGGGCGCGAGCCGGTCGCCGACGCCGACCTGCCCGGCTGGTTCGGCAAGCTCGGCGGCCTCACCGCCCGCATGCACGCCCACAGCCGCGCCTGGAGCCTGCCGTCCGGCTTCCGTCGCAAGACGTGGGACTTCGACGCCATGTTCGGCGAGCGCGCCTATTGGGGACCCTGGCGGGCCGGGGTCGGCCTCGACGCCGCCGGCACGGCGCTGCTCGGCCGGGCGCTCGACCTGATCCGCGCGCGCCTGGAGCGCTTCGGCCGCACGCCGGAGCGCTTCGGCCTGATCCATGCCGACCTCAGGCTCGCCAATCTCCTGGTCGACGAGCCGCATCTGCGCGTCATCGACTTCGACGATTGCGGCCTGAGCTGGCGCCTCTACGATTTCGCCGCGGCGGTGAGCTTCTTCGAGCACGAGCCGATCGTCGACGACCTGCGCCAGGCCTGGGTCGAGGGCTACCGCGCCGTCGCGCCGCTGCCGGCGGAGGATGCGGCCGAACTGCCGGTGTTCATCGCCGTGCGCCGCTTCCTGCTGGTGGCCTGGATCGCCTCCCACCCCGAGGTGCCGATCGCCCGGGAGCTCGGGGCCGGATACACCGCCGGCGCCCTGGAGATGGCCGAAAGGTTGCTATCGGACTTCGCCTGA
- a CDS encoding propanediol/glycerol family dehydratase large subunit — translation MPEATPRPAPNRWQRFVEWDERPLRLDRFAVEDPVNGFAAFAGARDPAPEIAISAGRVVSLDGTPEAEFDMIDAFIARHHIDPEMVAEAMALPSEAVARMLVDVNVPRAELVRLAHGMTPAKLADVVARLNAAEITFAYAKMRARKTPGNQAHVTNAKDDPLQLAADAAIAVALGFDEVETTMRVSRNAWSNALACCVGAAVGRAGTLFQCSSEEAEELRIGMAGFTSYAETVSVYGTEKAFVDGDDTPWSKAFLAAAYASRGIKMRCTSGAGAELLMGFHEAKSLLYLEARCLCLQRGMGVQGTQNGGIDGAPLAATIPGGVRELMAENLLAVWLDLECASGNDARTSESEIRIGAKILPYLIAGSDLICSGFGSIKKYDNSFNPSLFNGEELEDYLVLQRDFEADGGLVPLGADLALDRRRRAVDALAAVLEELGLGSPDAAMRESVVFASGSEETASYGPREAAVISEAVRERGLTVLDVVAALDRRGFRDEAENLLFLLKLRISGDYLQTSACVREGRVLSAVNDPNDYAGPGSGYRLSEARRQEINAIRDVLDRETVLATAATAARGWERIPFGRSMGPAVEGEAPDEIVVGVSPAFGLQLFETLAGHPLPLVLKALVEGIESRGLKARIVRMRHTADTSFLGLSAAGLSGSGVGIGLQAKGTAVIHRRGRLPHNNLELFSNAPLVSLAHYRAMGRNAADHALGELPEPVVVPTHGEALGARFHAQVALIYAVETSLTEPGTAPETLDIAVARG, via the coding sequence ATGCCTGAGGCCACGCCAAGGCCGGCGCCGAACCGCTGGCAGCGCTTCGTCGAGTGGGACGAGCGCCCGCTCCGGCTCGACCGCTTCGCCGTCGAGGATCCCGTCAACGGCTTTGCCGCCTTCGCCGGCGCCCGCGATCCGGCGCCGGAGATCGCCATCTCGGCCGGCCGCGTCGTCTCGCTCGACGGCACGCCCGAGGCCGAGTTCGACATGATCGACGCCTTCATCGCCCGCCACCACATCGACCCCGAGATGGTGGCGGAGGCGATGGCGCTGCCCTCCGAGGCGGTGGCGCGCATGCTGGTGGACGTCAACGTGCCGCGCGCCGAGCTGGTGCGCCTCGCCCATGGCATGACCCCGGCCAAGCTCGCCGACGTCGTCGCCCGTCTCAATGCCGCCGAGATCACCTTCGCCTATGCCAAGATGCGGGCGAGGAAGACGCCAGGCAACCAGGCGCATGTCACCAACGCCAAGGACGACCCGCTGCAGCTCGCCGCCGATGCGGCGATCGCCGTGGCGCTCGGCTTCGACGAGGTCGAGACCACCATGCGCGTCTCGCGCAATGCCTGGTCGAACGCCCTCGCCTGCTGCGTCGGCGCCGCGGTCGGGCGGGCCGGCACGCTGTTCCAATGCTCGTCGGAGGAAGCCGAGGAGCTCAGGATCGGCATGGCCGGCTTCACCTCCTATGCCGAGACCGTGTCGGTCTACGGCACGGAGAAGGCGTTCGTGGACGGCGACGACACGCCGTGGTCGAAAGCCTTCCTGGCCGCCGCCTATGCCTCGCGCGGCATCAAGATGCGCTGCACGTCAGGCGCCGGGGCCGAGCTGCTGATGGGCTTCCACGAGGCCAAGTCGCTGCTCTACCTCGAAGCCCGGTGCCTCTGCCTGCAGCGCGGCATGGGCGTGCAGGGCACGCAGAACGGCGGCATCGACGGCGCGCCGCTGGCCGCCACCATCCCCGGCGGCGTGCGCGAGCTGATGGCCGAGAACCTGCTGGCGGTCTGGCTCGACCTCGAATGCGCTTCGGGCAACGATGCCCGCACGTCCGAATCCGAGATCCGCATCGGCGCCAAGATCCTGCCCTATCTCATCGCCGGCTCCGACCTGATCTGCTCGGGCTTCGGCTCGATCAAGAAATACGACAATTCCTTCAATCCTTCGCTGTTCAACGGCGAGGAGCTGGAGGACTACCTCGTGCTGCAGCGCGACTTCGAGGCCGATGGCGGGCTGGTGCCGCTCGGCGCCGACCTGGCGCTCGACCGCCGCCGCCGCGCGGTGGACGCGCTCGCCGCCGTGCTGGAGGAGCTCGGCCTCGGCTCTCCCGATGCGGCGATGCGCGAGAGCGTCGTCTTCGCCTCGGGCTCGGAGGAGACGGCGAGCTACGGCCCGCGCGAGGCGGCCGTGATCAGCGAGGCGGTGCGCGAGCGCGGCCTCACCGTGCTCGACGTCGTCGCCGCGCTCGACCGGCGCGGCTTCCGCGACGAAGCGGAGAACCTGTTGTTCCTGCTCAAGCTGCGGATATCGGGCGACTATCTCCAGACGTCGGCCTGCGTGCGCGAGGGGCGGGTGCTCAGCGCCGTCAACGATCCCAACGACTATGCCGGGCCCGGCAGCGGCTATCGCCTCAGCGAGGCGCGGCGGCAGGAGATCAACGCCATCCGCGACGTGCTCGACCGCGAGACGGTGCTTGCCACCGCCGCCACGGCCGCCCGCGGCTGGGAGCGCATCCCCTTCGGGCGGAGCATGGGACCGGCGGTGGAGGGGGAGGCGCCGGACGAGATCGTCGTCGGCGTCAGCCCGGCCTTCGGCTTGCAGCTGTTCGAGACCCTGGCCGGCCATCCCCTGCCGCTGGTGCTGAAGGCCCTGGTGGAGGGCATCGAGAGCCGCGGCCTCAAGGCCCGCATCGTGCGCATGCGCCACACCGCCGACACCTCCTTCCTCGGCCTCAGCGCCGCCGGCCTCTCCGGCTCCGGCGTCGGCATCGGCCTGCAGGCCAAGGGCACGGCGGTGATCCACCGGCGCGGCCGCCTGCCCCACAACAATCTCGAGCTGTTCTCCAACGCGCCGCTGGTCAGCCTCGCCCATTATCGCGCCATGGGCCGCAATGCCGCCGACCACGCGCTGGGCGAATTGCCCGAGCCGGTGGTGGTGCCGACCCACGGCGAGGCGCTGGGCGCGCGCTTCCACGCCCAGGTGGCGCTGATCTATGCGGTCGAGACCTCGCTCACCGAGCCGGGCACGGCGCCCGAGACGCTCGACATCGCCGTGGCGAGGGGCTGA
- a CDS encoding mechanosensitive ion channel family protein, translating into MLSYDDVRAMLIDPMVQTGALAVIGAVITRVLLRKHPTRRLVGQLLFFSALTALLLYHGIVPYEPGPPGASSLQRVFIGIAKIIWWTNAAWSLISVVRVFLIFERQPREGRLIQDLVVGVIYVGALLSVIAYVFNAPVGTLIATSGVFAIILGLALQSTLGDVFSGIALNLSRPYAIGDWLVLANGIEGRVVETNWRATHLLNGANDLVIVPNSDLAKARLTNLSSPERSHGATVTVRFRPTTTPSVMVDVLRSVFLSSDCVLPTPAPTIQVTSLDASAVELELSFRVVDMSATGRAKNEIFDLVYRHARAAGLVLSPSVAGDGAPSAPAKADDVSAPRRSTPLRLLDAMPLFAALTDEEKEALAATMIRRTFRKGETLVEQGAVLKSLMIIRSGAAVVTQRDKGQEQELEHLAPGHFFGEGGLLTGAGEPGAIRALTFVVVYEVTQDGLAPLMRDRPTLAEEIGAALSRRSASDLRLAKASAKATQVETARGLAARIRDLFDL; encoded by the coding sequence ATGTTGAGCTACGACGACGTTCGCGCCATGCTCATCGACCCGATGGTCCAGACCGGCGCCCTCGCCGTGATCGGCGCGGTGATCACGCGCGTTCTGCTGCGCAAGCATCCGACCCGCCGCCTGGTGGGACAATTGCTGTTCTTCTCCGCCCTCACCGCGCTGCTGCTCTACCACGGCATCGTGCCCTACGAGCCGGGGCCGCCGGGAGCCTCTAGCCTCCAGCGCGTCTTCATCGGCATCGCCAAGATCATCTGGTGGACGAACGCGGCCTGGTCGCTGATCAGCGTCGTCCGCGTCTTCCTGATCTTCGAGCGCCAGCCCCGCGAAGGCCGGCTGATCCAGGATCTCGTCGTCGGCGTCATCTATGTCGGCGCGCTGCTCTCGGTGATCGCCTATGTCTTCAACGCGCCGGTCGGGACGCTGATCGCCACGTCGGGCGTCTTCGCCATCATCCTCGGCCTCGCCCTGCAGAGCACGCTCGGCGACGTGTTCTCCGGCATCGCCCTCAACCTCAGCCGGCCCTATGCCATCGGCGACTGGCTCGTGCTCGCCAACGGCATCGAGGGCCGGGTCGTGGAGACGAACTGGCGGGCGACCCACCTCCTCAACGGGGCCAACGATCTCGTCATCGTGCCCAACAGCGATCTCGCCAAGGCCAGGCTCACCAATCTCAGCAGCCCGGAGCGCAGCCACGGCGCGACGGTCACGGTGCGGTTCCGGCCGACGACGACGCCGTCCGTGATGGTGGACGTCTTGCGTTCGGTCTTCCTGAGCAGCGACTGCGTCCTGCCGACGCCGGCCCCGACCATCCAGGTGACGTCGCTCGATGCCAGCGCGGTCGAGCTGGAGCTCTCCTTCCGCGTCGTGGACATGTCGGCGACCGGGCGGGCGAAGAACGAGATCTTCGATCTCGTCTACCGCCATGCCAGGGCGGCGGGACTGGTTCTTTCACCCTCGGTCGCGGGCGACGGCGCCCCGTCGGCGCCGGCGAAGGCGGATGATGTGTCGGCCCCTCGCCGGAGCACGCCGCTGCGCCTGCTCGACGCCATGCCCCTGTTCGCCGCCCTGACCGACGAGGAGAAGGAAGCCCTCGCCGCGACGATGATCCGGCGCACCTTCCGCAAGGGCGAAACGCTGGTCGAGCAAGGCGCGGTGCTCAAATCGCTGATGATCATCCGCAGCGGCGCCGCGGTGGTGACGCAGCGGGACAAGGGGCAGGAGCAGGAGCTCGAACACCTCGCACCCGGTCATTTCTTCGGCGAGGGCGGCCTGCTGACCGGTGCCGGCGAGCCCGGGGCCATCCGGGCCCTGACCTTCGTGGTGGTCTACGAAGTGACGCAGGACGGCCTGGCGCCGCTGATGCGCGATCGCCCCACCCTGGCCGAGGAGATCGGGGCCGCCCTGTCCCGCCGCAGCGCTTCGGACCTGCGCCTGGCCAAGGCGAGCGCGAAGGCCACCCAGGTCGAAACGGCCAGGGGCCTGGCGGCGCGCATCCGGGATCTGTTCGACCTCTGA
- a CDS encoding APC family permease, which produces MAIASSGTAGAASPAAGSLDVSTRTDIDRLHSKAVGLSGVLFLTVTGAAPITAMLLNVPIVVGNGNGVGAAAAFLVATVILLVFSVGYAAMAGKVSAVGGFYSFISHGLGRELGMGMGFASVIAYAVFEPSLAGGFAYFANLKLAEFGLNVSWPVLALAMVALICALTYLDVKISTAVLGVALITEVAMLVIFDAGVFLHAGKGAVVQAAAINPLNAFQGFPAHDKLVAGAAGIGLFFAFWSWVGFESAPNYAEESRDPKRIVPLSLYISVLFLGILYTVTTWAATSGYPDTQASITQAQGNSAQYFFDTATRLIGPWCETIMSYLILTGSFACGMAFHNTASRYLYALGREEVLPKALGRTHRTFKTPHVASFVQSTFSAIVVLLFAYFSGTDNPTVQAYGQLYGLMALLGTILILVAQAIVSVAIIVYFRRYHPEDHHWWQTMLAPILAFVSQGVVIYLCLSNMDFLGGGFAFADWIPWIDVAIVAAGILGAIYLKVSAPARYEQIGRMIYEGVPDKA; this is translated from the coding sequence ATGGCGATCGCAAGTTCAGGAACTGCCGGCGCGGCCAGTCCCGCCGCCGGCTCGCTCGATGTCAGCACCAGGACCGATATCGACCGCCTCCATTCCAAGGCGGTGGGCCTGAGCGGCGTGCTCTTCCTCACCGTGACCGGGGCCGCCCCGATCACCGCCATGCTGCTCAACGTGCCGATCGTGGTCGGCAACGGCAACGGCGTCGGCGCGGCGGCCGCCTTCCTGGTCGCCACCGTCATCCTCCTGGTATTTTCGGTGGGCTATGCCGCCATGGCCGGCAAGGTCTCGGCCGTCGGCGGCTTCTATTCCTTCATCAGCCACGGCCTCGGCCGCGAGCTCGGCATGGGCATGGGCTTCGCCTCGGTGATCGCCTATGCGGTGTTCGAGCCCTCGCTCGCCGGCGGCTTTGCCTATTTCGCCAACCTCAAGCTGGCCGAGTTCGGCCTCAACGTCTCCTGGCCGGTGCTGGCGCTCGCCATGGTGGCGCTGATCTGCGCGCTGACCTATCTCGACGTGAAGATCTCGACCGCCGTGCTCGGCGTCGCGCTGATCACCGAGGTCGCCATGCTGGTGATCTTCGACGCCGGCGTGTTCCTGCACGCCGGCAAGGGCGCGGTGGTGCAGGCCGCGGCGATCAATCCGCTCAACGCCTTCCAGGGCTTCCCGGCCCACGACAAGCTGGTCGCCGGCGCGGCGGGCATCGGCCTGTTCTTCGCCTTCTGGTCCTGGGTCGGCTTCGAGAGCGCCCCGAACTATGCGGAGGAATCGCGCGATCCCAAGCGGATCGTGCCGCTGTCGCTCTACATCTCGGTGCTGTTCCTCGGCATCCTCTACACCGTCACCACCTGGGCGGCGACCTCGGGCTATCCCGACACCCAGGCCTCGATCACGCAGGCCCAGGGCAACTCGGCGCAGTATTTCTTCGACACCGCCACCCGCCTGATCGGGCCGTGGTGCGAGACGATCATGAGCTATCTCATCCTCACCGGCTCCTTCGCCTGCGGCATGGCCTTCCACAACACCGCCTCGCGCTATCTCTACGCGCTCGGCCGCGAGGAGGTGCTGCCCAAGGCGCTGGGCCGCACCCACCGCACCTTCAAGACCCCGCACGTCGCCTCCTTCGTGCAGAGCACGTTCTCCGCGATCGTCGTCCTGCTGTTCGCCTATTTCTCCGGCACGGACAATCCGACGGTGCAGGCCTATGGCCAGCTCTACGGCCTGATGGCGCTGCTCGGCACCATCCTGATCCTGGTGGCGCAGGCCATCGTCTCGGTGGCGATCATCGTCTACTTCCGCCGCTATCATCCGGAAGATCATCACTGGTGGCAGACGATGCTCGCCCCGATCCTTGCCTTCGTCTCCCAGGGCGTGGTGATCTATCTCTGTCTGTCCAACATGGACTTCCTTGGCGGCGGCTTCGCCTTCGCCGACTGGATCCCCTGGATCGACGTCGCCATCGTCGCGGCCGGCATCCTCGGCGCGATCTACCTCAAGGTGAGCGCTCCCGCCCGCTACGAGCAGATCGGCCGCATGATCTACGAGGGCGTGCCGGACAAGGCCTGA
- a CDS encoding diol dehydratase small subunit produces the protein MSADKPLGVADYPLAENRPELVRTATGKPLDALTVEAVAAGAVSLDDLAVTPGTLRLQAEVARAAGRPSLALNFERAAEMVAVPQERILAIYELLRPGRAPGKAALLEAAAELRREFGAERLAAFVEEAAEVYERRKLFVGRF, from the coding sequence ATGAGCGCGGACAAGCCCCTCGGCGTCGCCGATTATCCCTTGGCCGAGAACCGGCCGGAGCTGGTGCGCACCGCCACCGGCAAGCCCCTCGACGCGCTCACCGTCGAAGCGGTCGCCGCCGGTGCGGTCTCGCTCGACGACCTCGCCGTGACGCCGGGGACGCTGCGCCTGCAGGCCGAGGTCGCCCGCGCCGCCGGACGGCCAAGCCTCGCCCTGAATTTCGAGCGCGCCGCCGAGATGGTGGCGGTGCCGCAGGAGCGCATCCTGGCGATCTACGAATTGCTGCGCCCCGGCCGGGCGCCCGGCAAGGCGGCGCTGCTCGAGGCCGCCGCCGAGCTCCGGCGCGAGTTCGGCGCCGAGCGCCTCGCCGCCTTCGTCGAGGAGGCGGCCGAGGTCTACGAGCGGCGCAAGCTGTTCGTCGGCCGGTTCTGA
- a CDS encoding HlyD family secretion protein, whose translation MSVEPRRAVRMLLTGLIVVAFAALVAKAWRQREPQPTMPGMVRQTEIRVAPETTGRLATIAVQAGQHVRKGDLLAVLDNPDLTAALGEAQAAAASAKADRDHVYAGVRAEEVSIAAEAVRTAEANLLLAQQQNARAVALAAKSFTSRQQLDESTASLAKAQADLDLKRAQSAEASAGPIAEERALADAKVALAQATIADLQASLAKTRLMAPVDGTIGIRVAEPGEIIGPGKPVMTLEVDGERWFTFTLREDALHGIAIGKSVALTDPGGRRIEARATELRPLGEFATWRAARAVGDHDLNAFRLRLEPVGAVEGLEPGMTVWLAGQS comes from the coding sequence ATGAGCGTTGAGCCGAGGCGCGCTGTGCGGATGCTGCTGACCGGCCTGATCGTCGTCGCCTTCGCCGCGCTCGTGGCAAAGGCGTGGCGCCAGCGGGAGCCGCAGCCGACGATGCCGGGCATGGTCCGGCAGACCGAGATCCGCGTCGCGCCGGAGACGACGGGGCGCCTTGCGACCATCGCGGTCCAGGCCGGCCAGCACGTGCGCAAGGGCGATCTCCTCGCCGTGCTGGACAATCCCGACCTGACCGCGGCCCTGGGCGAGGCGCAGGCGGCTGCGGCGAGCGCCAAGGCCGACCGCGACCACGTCTATGCCGGCGTGCGGGCCGAGGAGGTGTCGATCGCCGCCGAAGCCGTGCGGACGGCCGAGGCCAATCTCCTGCTCGCCCAGCAGCAGAATGCCCGCGCCGTCGCCCTGGCGGCCAAGAGCTTCACCAGCCGCCAGCAGCTCGACGAAAGCACGGCCTCGCTCGCCAAGGCGCAGGCCGACCTCGACCTGAAGCGGGCCCAGTCCGCGGAGGCGAGCGCCGGTCCGATCGCCGAGGAGCGGGCCCTGGCGGATGCCAAGGTCGCCCTGGCGCAAGCGACGATCGCGGATCTGCAGGCCAGCCTGGCCAAGACCCGGCTGATGGCCCCGGTCGACGGCACGATCGGCATCCGCGTGGCCGAGCCCGGCGAGATCATCGGCCCGGGCAAGCCGGTGATGACCCTGGAGGTCGACGGCGAGCGCTGGTTCACCTTCACGCTGCGGGAAGATGCGCTGCACGGCATCGCGATCGGCAAGTCCGTGGCGCTGACCGACCCGGGCGGCCGGCGCATCGAGGCTCGCGCCACCGAGCTGCGCCCGCTGGGCGAGTTCGCGACCTGGCGGGCCGCCCGCGCCGTCGGCGACCACGACCTCAACGCCTTCCGGCTGCGGCTCGAGCCGGTCGGCGCCGTCGAGGGCCTGGAGCCGGGCATGACCGTCTGGCTCGCCGGGCAGTCGTGA